The DNA segment GTCTATACTGGTCTGTATCGATATGAAAACAATGAGCTAGTATGTAAAGAGGAACCCTTTGTTATTGCGGCTAGTGATTTATTAGAAAAGTTCCGAGAAACTAAGGAAGAGGTCTTATTCTTAGGTGATGGTATCAAGCGCATTGAAAAGCTTTTAAACGAAAACGATACTAATTTGACTATTCTAGATATTTCACAACGCATTCCTAAAGCCAGTTCTTTACTTTTAGCGGGACGCGACTTAGTTATCCGTGAAGAGATATGTGATCCAATGGATATGGTTCCTTATTATATCCGTCGCTCTGAAGCAGAGGTTTTATGGGAGGAACGCCATAAGGATAATCCAGACATGTTAAACCAAAATCCTACAGTTGTTGTCACTGAAGCGGCAGGAGTAGAATAATGGAGATTCGGTTAGCTACGGTAGATGATGCTCAATCCATTTATGATATAGAGCAACAGTCCTTTTCTGTTCCATGGAGCTTGGAATCTGTACTTGCTGAACTTGAAGGGGCCGATAATAAGCTATATATGGTCATTTGTGAAGATGAGCATATTGTGGGCTATGCTGGTGCTTGGCTCGTATACGATGAAGGACAGATTACGAATATTGCTATTTTACCTTCCGCCCGTGGTAAGGGATATGGCTCAAAACTTACTAAAGAATTAATAGAAGAATGTTTGAATAGAGGGATGCATGAAATCTTCTTGGAGGTACGCATATCTAATTTACCGGCCTTGGCAATGTATAGAAATCTAGGATTTACTGTTAAGGGAATTCGTAAAGAGTATTATTCAGAGCCAAAAGAGGATGCTTATATTATGTCTCTCGTTTCAGAGGAAATAGAATGAGTATTTACACATTAGCCTTGGAAAGTAGTTGCGATGAAACATCTGCATCCGTCCTAAAGGATGGGCGTACTGTTTTATCTAATGTAATTTCTAGCCAAGTACCTATTCATAGAAAATTTGGTGGTGTTGTACCAGAAATCGCATCACGCCATCATATTGAACAAGTTATACCGGTTATAGATCAAGCATTGCGCGATGCAAATGTGACGTTACAAGATATAGACCATATTGGCGTTACCTATGGCCCAGGTCTTGTAGGGGCATTATTAGTTGGTGTAGCTGCTGCAAAGGGGTTATCCTTTGCTACAGGTATTCCTTTGATACCAGTTCACCATATGGAAGGTCATATTTTTGCTAATTTCTTAGCTAATCCAGAATTGGAGCCTCCATTTTTAAGCCTCGTCGTGTCTGGTGGTCATACCATGTTAGTGCATGTGAAAGGCTATGAAGAGTTTGATATCCTTGGACAAACTCGGGATGACGCAGCAGGGGAAGCATTTGATAAAATTGCTCGCGTTATGGGTTTCCCTTACCCAGGTGGCCCTCATATTGATGCTTTAGCTCTTGAAGGGAATCCAGATGCTATTGAATTTCCAAAAGCATTGAGTGAGCCCGGTAATTTTGAATTTAGTTTCAGTGGCTTAAAATCTGCGGTGTTAAACTATTTAAATAGTAAGCAGCAAAAGAATGAACCGATAAATCAAGCAGACGTTGCAGCATCCTTCCAAAAGGCGATTGTAGATGTATTAGTTGAGAAAACACGAGATGCAGCGCATACATTGGGGGAAACTCGTATTACCATAGCTGGTGGTGTTTCTGCTAATAAAGGTTTACAAACAGCATTACAAAAGATGTGCGAAAAAGAAGGATTTACCTATTACAAGCCTCATAAAATTTTGTCCACTGATAATGCAGCGATGATTGGTTGTCGCGCTTATTATATGGCCCAAGCCGGTAAATTCGCAGATTTAACATTGAATGCAAAACCAAGTGTTGAAATTGGTCATGTATCTT comes from the Veillonella dispar genome and includes:
- the tsaB gene encoding tRNA (adenosine(37)-N6)-threonylcarbamoyltransferase complex dimerization subunit type 1 TsaB, coding for MWLGIETSSLVSSVALMDETNLIGELTIQAGLTHSEQLIPHIDMLLRASQVKKNELKGIIVSIGPGSFTGLRIGMGTAKAMAYALQIPLYGVMTMDSLAHNVSYTNRTICTVIDAQKKHVYTGLYRYENNELVCKEEPFVIAASDLLEKFRETKEEVLFLGDGIKRIEKLLNENDTNLTILDISQRIPKASSLLLAGRDLVIREEICDPMDMVPYYIRRSEAEVLWEERHKDNPDMLNQNPTVVVTEAAGVE
- the tsaD gene encoding tRNA (adenosine(37)-N6)-threonylcarbamoyltransferase complex transferase subunit TsaD; this translates as MSIYTLALESSCDETSASVLKDGRTVLSNVISSQVPIHRKFGGVVPEIASRHHIEQVIPVIDQALRDANVTLQDIDHIGVTYGPGLVGALLVGVAAAKGLSFATGIPLIPVHHMEGHIFANFLANPELEPPFLSLVVSGGHTMLVHVKGYEEFDILGQTRDDAAGEAFDKIARVMGFPYPGGPHIDALALEGNPDAIEFPKALSEPGNFEFSFSGLKSAVLNYLNSKQQKNEPINQADVAASFQKAIVDVLVEKTRDAAHTLGETRITIAGGVSANKGLQTALQKMCEKEGFTYYKPHKILSTDNAAMIGCRAYYMAQAGKFADLTLNAKPSVEIGHVSWKED
- the rimI gene encoding ribosomal protein S18-alanine N-acetyltransferase, giving the protein MEIRLATVDDAQSIYDIEQQSFSVPWSLESVLAELEGADNKLYMVICEDEHIVGYAGAWLVYDEGQITNIAILPSARGKGYGSKLTKELIEECLNRGMHEIFLEVRISNLPALAMYRNLGFTVKGIRKEYYSEPKEDAYIMSLVSEEIE